The genome window TTTGAAAAAATGACTAAAATATCGATATCGCCAACGCAGCTCTTCAGCAAGAGATAAATATAAGCATTGTTTGTAAACTATTAGTGTTTAGTAGATCAGGTGAAACAGACCAACACGGAGCCGATACGCAAAGCAATAAAGTTTAGCATCATGAGCATTCCACTGAAGCACTTTAAAAAAGGTAAGGAGGCACGTCAATGTCACCCCAAAGCCCTTGAAACATTAGTTAAAAACGCCGGCGTCATACTTTTTAAGTTGCTATCAAATTTTTCGTTGAGATTCGCACACTGTTAGAGCATGCAGAgatataaatagttttttggGTTTATTCCACGACGTCATTCGTTGACAGGTACGCCGAAACCAGAACTGCCCGATGATGGCGTCTTGCGCTTCTACTCTATGCGCTTCTGTCCATACTCGGAACGCGCCGCCTTGGTGCTGGCCGCCAAGAAGATTCCCCATCACAAGGTCTACATTGATCTGAACGAGAAGCCCGAATGGTATACGGATTACAGCCCATTGGGCAAAGTGCCAGCTGTTCAATTGACCGCTGTTGCCGGTCAACCGGCGTTGGTTGAATCGCTGGTCATTGCCGAATATTTGGATGAAGCGTATCCAGAGCGCAAACTGCTCCCAACAGATGCCCTGCAAAAGGCGCTGGATAAGATACTCATTGAGCGACTGGCACCAGCCGTTAGCGCTGTCTACCCCGTCTTCTTTACGAACAATCCGCCAGCGGATGCGCTCCAGAAGTTCGAGGTAGCACTGGACGTGTTCGAGGAGGAGATCAAGAAGCGTGGCACTCCCTACTTTGCCGGCCAGCAGATTGGCTTGGTCGACTACATGCTTTGGCCGTGGTTCGAGCGTTTCCCAGCACTGAAGATTACGCTGGCCGACAAATACGAGTTGGACAAGACTCGCTATGCAAAGCTTTTGCAGTGGCGTGATCTGGTGGCACAGGATGAGGCTGTCAAGGCTGTGGCATTGGACCCTCGCGTGCATGCCAAGTTTATGTTTGCACGTCACGAGGGCAAACCCAACTACGATGTGGCCTTCGAGCCCGTATAAACAATCTAAAATCTAATTGAGATTATGAATTGGAATAAATCTGAAATTAAAATCTAAAGCAACTTCACGTGATTTCGGGGCAAGTTCTATCATTGTCATCTCATCACTATCATCTCCTTTTGCAGGCTCCATCAAGCCGACGTTGCCCGAGGATGACGTACTCCGCTTCTACTCCATGCGCTTTTGTCCCTTCTCGCATCGCGTCGctttgctgctggctgccaaACAGTTGCCGCATCACAAGGTCTACATTGATCTGATCGAGAAGCCCGAGTGGTACACGGAGTACAGTCCCTTGGGCAAGGTGCCTGCCCTGCAGTTGACCCATGTTGCTGGACAACCGGCACTGGTGGAATCTCTCATTATAGCCGCCTATTTGGATGAACAGTACCCACAGCGTCCGCTCTTCTCGCAGGATCCGATGCAGAAGGCGTTGGACAAGATACTCATTGAGCGTTTTGCTGGCGTTGTGAGCGCCGTGTATCCTGTGCTCACCTGCAATCCCAATGTGCCACCAGATGCGCTGCAAAACTTTGAAAAGGCGCTCGATGTGTTTGAGCAGGAGCTGATTAAACGTGGCACCCGCTACTTTGGTGGAGAACAGATTGGTATTGTGGACTATATGATCTGGCCTTGGTTCGAACGTTTTCCCAGCCTCAAATACAACACGGAGCAGGGCTACGAACTGGATGCCAAACGCTTCCAGCACTTGgtaagcaaatgaaataaaagtttcGATGCTAAAGCTAATTCCTCGACTGTTTTTTTAACAGCTCAAATGGCGTGAACTTTTGGCTCAGGATGAAACAGTTAAAGCGATTGCAACGGATGTGCAGCTGCATGTGAAATTCCAGCAGTCGAAGCTGCAGGGCAAGCCCAACTATGACATTGCCTttcagcagcaataacaaatgcaatttattcaTTCCAATAAATCGagaataaatacaaacacTGAGGATTAGGCATCCTTGACCAGCAGATTGTAATTGGGTTTGCCGGCACTGCGCGTACGCAGAAATTCAGCCTGCACCTCGGCCTCCATGTAGAACGCCATCACAGCCACATCACGCTTCATGCGCTCCAGCCACAGCGACTGCAAGCAAAGGGAATTAGCTAATCAAGTAATGGAAAGTTGTTGCTTCAACTCACCAGCTGCGGAAAACGCGTCTCATCGAAATTGTAGTCCTCGCCACGCTGCAGCTTGAGCAGCTCCAAGCGCTCGCACCATGGCCAGATCATGTAGTCCAATATGCCCGTCTGTTCGCCACCAAAGAAAGCCGTGTCTCGCCTGCTCAGCTCCCGCTCGTAGACATCCAAACCATTCCAAAATGGTTCAATATCACCGCCATCCGATGCCTTGAAGAAGGCGCCCAACACGGCATTAAATCGTTCAATGAGCAGCTTCTCCTGCACCTTCTTTAGCGGATCCCTGGGGTACAGAGGACGCAGCGGATACTGCTCGTCCAGGTACTCGCAAATGAGCAGCGATTCAGTCAACACTGGCGGTCCAGGCTCACGCACCAGCTCCAAAGCTGGCACCTTGCCCTGCGGATTCTTCTCGAACAGCCACTCGGGTTTCTCTGTGAGATTTATGTAGATGCTGTGATATGGTATCTGTTTGGCATCGAGCACCAGATGCACACGCTGCGCAAACGGACAAAAGCGCATCGAGTAGAGACGCAAGATCCCATCCTCGGGCACATCGGGCGTGGGTGAGCCTGTGACAACGAAGGAGAGATTAGTTATGCAGGGATTACGTCTAGGTTGTAAGCTTCAGCTCACCTTTTGCCAAGTGTCTGCCGCTGCTCATGATGTGTGTGAATCAACTGTTGTCCAGCATCAGCAGCCGTTGCCTCTATATAAAGCTGATGGTGATACTGCCCTTCGCCAGATGGATTCTATTACGCGGCTGAACTTGCTGGCCGTGTCAACGATTACCATTGAGGCTAGCTTGCGGCCTGCGCGCTGAGAGAACATTGCGCTTAGAACTAGAACTAGATGGCCTCCAACTTAAGCTGACTAAGGGCCGGTTTCTCTATCGTTAGTTAGAACTTTACGAACACATAAATCGTGCGAAAGCAATAACTGGTTTTGTCAATAGTTCATCTCTTCGTTAACTCTTAACTGTCACTCTAGTTATGTTATGTTGGAATCGTTTAAAAAACCGTAAAATTTGTATCCGTCAGAGACATCTACAATGACTTAAATAACAACGGATTTAGAGTTCTataactttgttgttgtagataataaaaaaactgttttttatGCGCACAATATATTGAATTAGTTTGTACAATTACTTGAATAAATTGTC of Drosophila nasuta strain 15112-1781.00 chromosome 3, ASM2355853v1, whole genome shotgun sequence contains these proteins:
- the LOC132788333 gene encoding pyrimidodiazepine synthase isoform X2, which gives rise to MSIPLKHFKKGTPKPELPDDGVLRFYSMRFCPYSERAALVLAAKKIPHHKVYIDLNEKPEWYTDYSPLGKVPAVQLTAVAGQPALVESLVIAEYLDEAYPERKLLPTDALQKALDKILIERLAPAVSAVYPVFFTNNPPADALQKFEVALDVFEEEIKKRGTPYFAGQQIGLVDYMLWPWFERFPALKITLADKYELDKTRYAKLLQWRDLVAQDEAVKAVALDPRVHAKFMFARHEGKPNYDVAFEPV
- the LOC132788334 gene encoding pyrimidodiazepine synthase, with the translated sequence MSSGRHLAKGSPTPDVPEDGILRLYSMRFCPFAQRVHLVLDAKQIPYHSIYINLTEKPEWLFEKNPQGKVPALELVREPGPPVLTESLLICEYLDEQYPLRPLYPRDPLKKVQEKLLIERFNAVLGAFFKASDGGDIEPFWNGLDVYERELSRRDTAFFGGEQTGILDYMIWPWCERLELLKLQRGEDYNFDETRFPQLSLWLERMKRDVAVMAFYMEAEVQAEFLRTRSAGKPNYNLLVKDA
- the LOC132788333 gene encoding pyrimidodiazepine synthase isoform X1, with product MSIPLKHFKKGSIKPTLPEDDVLRFYSMRFCPFSHRVALLLAAKQLPHHKVYIDLIEKPEWYTEYSPLGKVPALQLTHVAGQPALVESLIIAAYLDEQYPQRPLFSQDPMQKALDKILIERFAGVVSAVYPVLTCNPNVPPDALQNFEKALDVFEQELIKRGTRYFGGEQIGIVDYMIWPWFERFPSLKYNTEQGYELDAKRFQHLLKWRELLAQDETVKAIATDVQLHVKFQQSKLQGKPNYDIAFQQQ